A genomic region of Phenylobacterium parvum contains the following coding sequences:
- a CDS encoding acyl-CoA dehydrogenase family protein, whose amino-acid sequence MADFGGEDLEGFRTEAKAWLDENFPKALAADPAAQMAAMGGGKESDDARLWRERIGAKGWGVSTWPAAYGGGGLSRAKARVLAEEMARIGARNPIGGMGVMMFGPTLLEYGTETLKRQHMPGIVTGSVRWCQGYSEPGSGSDLASLQTRCEDKGDHWLVNGQKIWTSGANIADWCFCLVRTDTSKKHEGISFVLIDMRTPGVEVRPIKLINGTSPFCETFFTDVKVPKDQLFGPLNGGWTVAKRLLQFERDNISAGLGGGSIGAPVSALTVREAALDYVGLDEDGRLADPDLRRRIIDHLMETQAFQQTVRRAADESKSNQGPSAVTSIMKYAGAKIAQERNELIVESLGTAGLGWEGEGYSAPELAAVRTWLRAKANSIEGGTSEINLNVVSKRVLGLPDPK is encoded by the coding sequence ATGGCGGATTTCGGCGGCGAAGACCTCGAGGGCTTCCGGACGGAGGCGAAGGCCTGGCTGGACGAGAACTTTCCCAAGGCCCTTGCGGCGGACCCTGCGGCCCAGATGGCGGCCATGGGCGGCGGCAAGGAGAGCGATGACGCCCGGCTCTGGCGCGAACGCATCGGCGCCAAGGGGTGGGGCGTGTCCACCTGGCCGGCGGCTTATGGCGGCGGCGGCCTGTCCCGCGCCAAGGCTCGGGTCCTGGCCGAGGAGATGGCGCGGATCGGGGCCCGCAACCCCATCGGCGGCATGGGCGTGATGATGTTCGGGCCCACCCTCCTGGAGTACGGGACCGAGACCCTGAAGCGCCAGCACATGCCGGGAATCGTCACCGGATCCGTACGCTGGTGCCAGGGCTATTCAGAGCCGGGTTCGGGCTCGGACCTCGCCTCCCTTCAGACCCGCTGCGAGGACAAGGGCGACCACTGGCTGGTGAACGGCCAGAAGATCTGGACCTCGGGCGCCAACATCGCCGACTGGTGCTTCTGCCTGGTGCGCACCGACACCTCCAAGAAGCACGAGGGCATCTCCTTCGTCCTGATCGACATGCGCACCCCCGGGGTGGAGGTCCGCCCGATCAAGCTGATCAATGGCACCTCGCCCTTCTGCGAGACCTTCTTCACCGACGTGAAGGTCCCCAAGGACCAGCTGTTCGGCCCCCTCAACGGCGGCTGGACGGTGGCCAAGCGCCTGCTCCAGTTCGAGCGCGACAACATCTCCGCGGGCCTGGGCGGCGGCTCCATCGGCGCACCGGTCTCGGCCCTGACCGTCCGCGAGGCGGCCCTGGACTATGTCGGCCTCGATGAGGACGGCCGCCTGGCCGATCCCGACCTGCGCCGGCGGATCATCGACCACCTGATGGAGACCCAGGCCTTCCAGCAGACCGTCCGCCGGGCGGCCGATGAGTCCAAGTCCAACCAGGGCCCGTCGGCGGTCACCTCGATCATGAAGTACGCCGGGGCCAAGATCGCCCAGGAGCGGAACGAGCTGATCGTCGAGTCTCTCGGGACGGCCGGCCTCGGATGGGAAGGCGAGGGCTACTCCGCCCCCGAGCTGGCCGCCGTCCGCACCTGGCTGCGGGCCAAGGCGAACTCGATCGAGGGCGGGACATCGGAAATCAACCTCAACGTGGTCTCCAAGCGGGTCCTGGGCCTGCCCGATCCGAAATAA